A single window of [Clostridium] hylemonae DSM 15053 DNA harbors:
- a CDS encoding ABC transporter permease, translating into MNKVNKMIRRDLNLSILTGVTVLVLLWSAVSFGDAMYSLKNIQSMTFQIPEFGFLALAMMLSNMIGGIDLSIIANANTVAIMSAYILNGQWAFGLTGPARIAAAVIAALIVSLLFGLLNGVLISRTSAPPLIATLGTMTLFQGIGMAVTGGASVGNIDKGFAQMGKATLIQIPLIFWLFLAAAVILGMVMSKSKFGRKLYLYGDNPTASRFSAIDNDKMCICTFLLTGVLAGMAGLIVLSRVNSAKVGYGDSYLLQTLIVCVVGGIDPNGGKGRVGGVLIAVILMQILSSAFTIMSLSPYTKKLIWGIMLVLVLGLNYALKKYTNMTELRKSLKEGC; encoded by the coding sequence ATGAATAAAGTAAATAAAATGATCCGCAGAGATCTAAATCTGAGTATTCTAACAGGAGTGACCGTGCTTGTGCTGCTGTGGTCGGCGGTATCCTTCGGGGACGCAATGTACTCTCTGAAAAATATACAGTCTATGACGTTCCAGATCCCGGAATTTGGATTTTTGGCTTTGGCGATGATGTTGTCCAATATGATCGGAGGAATCGATCTGTCCATTATCGCCAATGCAAATACAGTTGCCATCATGAGCGCATATATTCTCAACGGACAATGGGCGTTTGGGCTGACAGGACCGGCAAGGATCGCGGCCGCGGTCATAGCCGCACTGATCGTAAGCCTTCTGTTCGGTCTGCTGAACGGAGTGCTCATTTCCAGGACTTCGGCCCCTCCACTCATAGCGACACTGGGCACGATGACATTGTTCCAGGGTATCGGGATGGCAGTGACAGGAGGAGCGAGTGTCGGGAACATTGATAAGGGATTTGCGCAGATGGGCAAGGCAACGCTGATACAGATCCCCCTTATTTTCTGGCTGTTTCTGGCGGCGGCAGTGATTCTGGGCATGGTCATGTCAAAAAGCAAGTTTGGAAGAAAACTATATCTGTATGGAGATAATCCTACGGCTTCCAGATTCTCGGCCATAGATAATGATAAGATGTGCATCTGTACCTTTCTTTTGACAGGCGTTCTCGCGGGGATGGCGGGCCTGATCGTACTCAGCAGAGTCAATTCCGCCAAAGTGGGATATGGTGATTCTTATCTGCTCCAGACGCTGATCGTATGTGTGGTCGGAGGGATCGATCCAAACGGCGGCAAGGGCAGAGTGGGCGGAGTGCTGATCGCAGTCATACTGATGCAGATCTTATCCAGCGCTTTTACAATTATGTCATTGTCCCCTTACACGAAGAAATTGATCTGGGGGATCATGCTCGTACTTGTGCTCGGTCTGAATTACGCGTTAAAAAAGTATACCAATATGACGGAACTTAGAAAAAGTCTGAAAGAGGGGTGTTAG
- a CDS encoding ABC transporter permease, whose translation MKIRKLDRFQGILLLIIILYSVFVAVKNPAFIHIETIFDITRVASTTLMVAIGLLVVMISGGIDVSFMAVALFGSYTTINIMIGTGIDNLAFAFFSSALIGGILGVINALLISWLKLPPFIITLGTQNLFHGIMTTFISDKSFGAGVLPESLHSFGQASVFKIKDVGLTASVIPVLLAALVTWFVLYRTMVGRGIFAVGNDEESARRAGFNPFRIRLFVYVYSGILAGIMGMMYVAQTNALYPNKLVGDELIVVAAVVIGGTKITGGQGKIFGAVLGVIIIYLLNTTLIMIGLSSSWNNLFVGTILVISVAVTSYQEKVKNRNNLIFTE comes from the coding sequence ATGAAGATAAGGAAATTAGACCGGTTTCAGGGGATTCTCCTGCTGATAATTATTTTGTACAGTGTTTTTGTCGCGGTCAAGAATCCGGCGTTCATACATATAGAAACTATTTTTGATATTACCCGTGTCGCGTCGACTACGCTGATGGTTGCCATCGGCCTTCTCGTAGTGATGATCTCGGGAGGGATCGACGTATCATTTATGGCAGTTGCCCTGTTCGGAAGCTACACGACGATAAACATTATGATCGGAACCGGAATAGACAATCTGGCATTCGCTTTTTTCAGCTCTGCGCTTATCGGCGGCATACTGGGAGTTATCAACGCTCTGCTCATCAGCTGGCTTAAGCTGCCGCCATTTATCATTACACTTGGAACTCAGAATCTGTTCCATGGAATTATGACAACATTTATCAGCGATAAGTCTTTTGGCGCGGGCGTGCTTCCGGAAAGTCTGCATTCCTTTGGACAGGCTTCTGTATTTAAGATAAAAGATGTGGGGCTGACAGCTTCTGTGATCCCGGTACTGCTGGCCGCCCTTGTGACCTGGTTTGTTTTATACAGGACAATGGTCGGAAGAGGGATATTTGCGGTTGGAAATGATGAAGAGTCCGCCAGAAGGGCTGGATTCAACCCGTTTAGGATCAGGCTGTTTGTGTATGTCTATTCGGGGATCCTGGCCGGGATCATGGGCATGATGTATGTGGCACAGACAAATGCCCTGTATCCGAATAAGCTCGTCGGCGATGAACTGATCGTAGTGGCCGCGGTTGTGATCGGCGGGACAAAGATCACGGGAGGGCAGGGAAAAATATTTGGAGCCGTCCTCGGCGTGATCATTATCTATCTTCTAAATACAACGCTGATCATGATCGGTCTGTCATCCTCGTGGAACAATCTGTTTGTAGGGACTATTCTGGTCATCTCAGTAGCTGTGACATCATATCAGGAAAAGGTGAAGAATCGAAATAACCTTATCTTTACAGAATAG
- a CDS encoding sugar ABC transporter ATP-binding protein, which produces MGTVLEARHIYKSFVGVQALKDINIKIESGKIHCLAGENGCGKSTFVKNISGVYTPDSGEVVLNGSLYHCLTPAQAMKEGIQVIYQDLSLFQHLTVAENIAISRLKSDRKRIVNWKKVREIAGEQLDKIGVRMDIDQPVGEISMANRQITAICRALAQDARILFMDEPTTALTKTEVDRLMKIMLDLKKKGLAVIFISHKLDEVFSVADTITIFRNGEKIGDFESKELDKKSLSYHMTGREVEYPRYRRSVKDDTPVLEIEDLTRKGQYESLSLTVRSGDIVGVTGLLGSGRTELALSLFGLNPADSGRIKIDGKEAAISSPMAAKKLGIALLPEDRFRQGLFVDREVKENISSAIIDDISGKGLLDKDREKKVAEDYTRQLKVRTPSVETAVGTLSGGNQQKVVIGKWTAAKPRVFIMDTPTVGIDIGSKAEIYEQIHKLAADGMSIIFISDEIQEIIANCNRVMVLADGRCVRMLEEEDLKENAEQTITELIGRHAEETAKGGAL; this is translated from the coding sequence ATGGGAACAGTCTTAGAAGCCAGACATATATACAAGTCATTTGTCGGTGTTCAGGCGCTGAAGGATATCAATATTAAGATCGAAAGCGGAAAGATCCACTGCCTTGCCGGAGAGAACGGATGCGGCAAATCGACATTTGTAAAAAACATCTCAGGCGTATATACGCCTGACTCAGGAGAAGTTGTTTTAAACGGCAGCCTGTATCATTGCCTGACGCCGGCGCAGGCAATGAAGGAAGGAATACAGGTGATATATCAGGATTTATCGCTGTTTCAACATCTGACAGTGGCAGAAAATATAGCGATCAGCAGACTTAAGTCTGACAGGAAGCGTATCGTAAACTGGAAGAAGGTACGTGAGATCGCAGGAGAGCAGCTTGACAAGATCGGCGTTCGGATGGATATCGATCAGCCGGTAGGAGAGATATCAATGGCAAACAGGCAGATCACCGCAATATGCAGAGCGCTTGCGCAGGATGCCAGAATTCTTTTTATGGATGAACCAACGACCGCGCTTACGAAGACGGAAGTCGACAGGCTGATGAAAATAATGCTGGATCTTAAGAAGAAGGGACTAGCGGTCATTTTTATCAGCCATAAGCTGGACGAAGTATTTTCAGTGGCAGACACTATTACGATTTTCCGAAATGGGGAAAAGATCGGTGACTTTGAGAGCAAAGAGCTGGATAAGAAAAGTCTATCTTATCATATGACAGGGAGGGAAGTGGAATACCCGCGGTACCGGCGTTCTGTCAAAGATGACACACCGGTTCTGGAGATCGAAGATCTCACGAGAAAAGGACAGTACGAGTCGCTTTCTCTTACCGTACGCTCCGGGGACATCGTGGGGGTGACCGGGCTTCTTGGTTCCGGGAGAACGGAACTTGCGTTATCGCTGTTTGGACTGAATCCCGCAGACAGCGGACGGATCAAAATAGACGGAAAAGAAGCTGCCATATCGTCGCCGATGGCCGCCAAAAAACTGGGCATTGCTCTGCTTCCGGAGGACCGTTTTCGTCAGGGACTGTTCGTGGACAGAGAGGTGAAGGAAAATATATCATCTGCGATCATAGATGACATCTCCGGGAAAGGACTTCTCGATAAAGACAGAGAGAAAAAAGTCGCAGAAGATTACACGCGTCAGCTGAAGGTGAGGACGCCTTCTGTTGAAACTGCAGTCGGAACGTTGTCGGGAGGGAATCAGCAGAAGGTTGTGATAGGGAAGTGGACTGCGGCTAAGCCGAGGGTCTTTATCATGGATACTCCTACGGTTGGGATCGACATCGGTTCAAAGGCAGAAATATACGAACAGATACATAAGCTTGCGGCGGACGGAATGTCAATTATCTTTATTTCTGATGAGATACAGGAAATTATCGCAAACTGCAACCGGGTAATGGTCCTTGCAGACGGCAGATGCGTACGGATGCTGGAAGAGGAAGACTTAAAAGAAAATGCGGAGCAGACGATAACAGAACTTATCGGACGGCATGCAGAGGAGACCGCAAAGGGGGGAGCGTTATGA